The following are from one region of the Pseudomonas putida genome:
- a CDS encoding nucleobase:cation symporter-2 family protein, which produces MSESRKAYIPVAPPREPLPLFQLILVGLQHVLLMYGGAIAVPLIIGQAAGLSREEVAFLINADLLVAGVATIIQSFGIGPVGIRMPVMMGASFAAVGSMVAMAGMPGVGLQGIFGATIAAGFFGMLIAPFMSKVVRFFPPLVTGTVITSIGLSLFPVAVNWAGGGQQADTFGSPIYLLVAGLVLAVILLINRFMRGFWVNVSVLVGMGLGYILAGSIGMVDLSGLNDAPWLQVVTPLHFGMPTFSLAPILSMCLVVVIIFVESTGMFLALGKVTDREVTPGMLRRGLLCDAGASFIAGFFNTFTHSSFAQNIGLVQMTGVRCRYVTIVAGALLILLSLLPKAAFLIASIPPAVLGGASIAMFGMVTATGIKILQEADIGDRRNQLLVAVSVGFGLIPVVRPEFFAQMPQWMEPITHSGIAMATVSALVLNVLFNILGGADRAAHNDVCHQH; this is translated from the coding sequence ATGTCCGAGTCACGCAAGGCGTACATCCCCGTTGCGCCGCCGCGCGAGCCCTTGCCCCTGTTCCAATTGATCCTGGTTGGCCTGCAACACGTTCTGCTGATGTATGGCGGCGCGATCGCCGTGCCGTTGATCATCGGCCAGGCCGCCGGGCTGTCCCGTGAAGAAGTCGCTTTCCTGATCAACGCCGACCTGCTGGTCGCTGGCGTCGCCACCATCATCCAGTCCTTCGGTATCGGCCCGGTGGGCATCCGCATGCCGGTGATGATGGGTGCCAGTTTCGCTGCCGTCGGCAGCATGGTGGCCATGGCCGGCATGCCCGGCGTGGGCTTGCAGGGGATTTTCGGCGCGACCATCGCCGCCGGCTTCTTCGGCATGCTGATCGCGCCGTTCATGTCCAAGGTCGTACGCTTCTTCCCGCCACTGGTCACCGGCACGGTGATCACCTCGATCGGCCTGTCGCTGTTCCCGGTGGCAGTCAACTGGGCTGGTGGCGGCCAACAGGCAGATACCTTCGGCTCACCGATCTACCTGCTGGTGGCCGGCCTGGTGCTGGCGGTAATCCTGCTGATCAACCGTTTCATGCGCGGTTTCTGGGTCAACGTGTCGGTACTGGTGGGCATGGGCCTGGGCTACATCCTGGCCGGCTCCATCGGCATGGTCGACCTGTCGGGCCTGAACGACGCACCGTGGCTGCAAGTGGTAACCCCGCTGCACTTCGGCATGCCGACCTTCAGCCTGGCACCGATCCTGTCCATGTGCCTGGTGGTGGTGATCATCTTCGTCGAGTCCACCGGCATGTTCCTGGCCCTGGGCAAGGTGACCGATCGTGAAGTTACCCCTGGGATGCTGCGTCGCGGCCTGCTGTGCGACGCCGGCGCGTCGTTCATCGCCGGCTTCTTCAACACGTTCACCCACTCCTCGTTCGCCCAGAACATCGGCCTGGTGCAGATGACCGGGGTGCGCTGCCGCTATGTCACCATCGTGGCCGGCGCGCTGCTGATCCTGCTCAGCCTGCTGCCCAAGGCGGCCTTCCTGATTGCCTCGATCCCGCCTGCGGTACTGGGCGGCGCGTCCATCGCCATGTTCGGCATGGTCACCGCCACCGGGATCAAGATTCTCCAGGAAGCGGACATCGGCGACCGTCGCAACCAGCTGCTGGTTGCGGTAAGCGTCGGCTTCGGGTTGATCCCCGTGGTGCGTCCGGAGTTCTTCGCGCAGATGCCCCAGTGGATGGAACCCATCACCCACAGTGGCATCGCCATGGCCACGGTCAGTGCCCTGGTGTTGAACGTGCTGTTCAACATTCTCGGTGGTGCCGACCGCGCGGCGCACAACGACGTCTGTCACCAGCACTGA
- a CDS encoding urate hydroxylase PuuD, which yields MEAHLHEWLNLSIRWVHMITGVAWIGASFYFVWLENHLNRSNPRDGLSGDLWAIHGGGIYHLEKYKLAPPKMPENLHWFKWEAYFTWMSGIALLCVVFYWNPALYLLAPGSTLSGAEGVAIGIGSLIAGWFIYDFLCDSPLGKKPALLGAVLFVLIIAACWGFSLVFSGRGAYLHTGAIIGTIMVGNVFRIIMPAQRQLVAAIENNQTPDPVLPAKGLLRSRHNNYFTLPVLFIMISNHFPSTYGSQYNWLILAGIAVAAVLIRHYFNTRHDSNKYAWTLPVGALAMICLAYVTGPKPMAVSPEQAAAKIEYQPLPATAVGGKTAAEQRAEDATKAAAPAQAPAQAAAQAGGESFDKIHNVIQERCTVCHSSKPTSPLFSAAPAGVMFDTPQQIQAQAARIQAQAVASQIMPLGNITQMTTEERKLVGDWIAKGAPVN from the coding sequence GTGGAAGCACACCTTCACGAATGGCTGAACCTGAGCATTCGCTGGGTTCACATGATCACCGGCGTCGCCTGGATCGGTGCATCGTTCTACTTCGTCTGGCTGGAGAACCACCTGAACCGAAGCAACCCGCGCGATGGGTTGTCGGGTGATCTCTGGGCAATTCACGGCGGTGGTATCTACCACCTTGAAAAATACAAGCTCGCCCCTCCGAAAATGCCCGAGAACCTGCACTGGTTCAAATGGGAAGCCTACTTCACCTGGATGTCCGGTATCGCCCTGCTGTGCGTGGTGTTCTACTGGAACCCGGCCCTTTACCTGCTGGCCCCTGGCAGCACCCTCAGCGGTGCCGAAGGCGTGGCCATCGGTATCGGCTCGCTGATCGCCGGCTGGTTCATCTATGACTTCCTGTGCGACTCGCCGCTGGGCAAGAAGCCAGCGCTGCTCGGTGCCGTACTGTTCGTGCTGATCATCGCCGCCTGCTGGGGCTTCAGCCTGGTGTTCAGCGGCCGTGGTGCTTACCTGCACACCGGCGCGATCATCGGCACCATCATGGTCGGCAACGTGTTCCGCATCATCATGCCGGCCCAGCGCCAGCTGGTGGCAGCGATCGAGAACAACCAGACGCCCGACCCGGTACTGCCGGCCAAGGGCCTGCTGCGCTCGCGCCACAACAACTACTTCACCCTGCCGGTGCTGTTCATCATGATCAGCAACCACTTCCCGAGCACCTACGGTAGCCAGTACAACTGGCTGATCCTGGCCGGTATAGCAGTAGCCGCGGTCCTGATCCGTCACTACTTCAACACCCGCCACGACAGCAACAAGTACGCCTGGACCCTGCCGGTCGGCGCCCTGGCGATGATCTGCCTGGCCTACGTCACCGGTCCGAAACCGATGGCCGTCAGCCCTGAGCAAGCCGCGGCGAAGATCGAGTACCAGCCACTGCCCGCGACCGCGGTAGGCGGCAAGACCGCTGCCGAGCAACGCGCCGAGGACGCCACCAAGGCTGCCGCACCGGCTCAAGCCCCTGCCCAGGCCGCGGCCCAGGCTGGCGGCGAAAGCTTCGACAAGATCCACAACGTCATCCAGGAACGCTGCACCGTGTGCCACTCGTCCAAGCCGACCAGCCCACTGTTCAGCGCCGCCCCTGCCGGCGTGATGTTCGACACCCCGCAGCAGATCCAGGCCCAGGCAGCGCGCATCCAGGCGCAAGCGGTCGCCAGCCAGATCATGCCGCTGGGCAACATCACCCAGATGACCACCGAAGAGCGCAAGCTGGTCGGTGACTGGATCGCCAAAGGCGCCCCGGTCAACTGA
- the puuE gene encoding allantoinase PuuE — MSADYPRDLIGYGNNPPHPQWPGNARIALSFVLNYEEGGERNILHGDKESEAFLSEMVAAQPLQGVRNMSMESLYEYGSRAGVWRLLKLFKDSGVPLTIFAVAMAAQRHPDVIRAMAEAGHEICSHGYRWIDYQYMDEAQEREHMLEAIRILTEITGERPLGWYTGRTGPNTRRLVMEEGGFLYDSDTYDDDLPYWEPNNPTGKPHLVIPYTLDTNDMRFTQVQGFNCGEQFFQYLKDAFDVLYAEGAEAPKMLSIGLHCRLVGRPARLAALKRFVDYAKSHDQVWFARRVDIARHWHATHPYKKENA, encoded by the coding sequence GTGAGCGCTGACTACCCTCGCGACCTGATCGGTTACGGCAACAACCCTCCTCACCCGCAATGGCCGGGCAACGCTCGCATCGCGCTGTCTTTCGTCCTCAACTACGAGGAAGGTGGCGAACGCAACATCCTGCACGGTGACAAGGAGTCCGAAGCGTTCCTCTCGGAAATGGTCGCAGCCCAGCCACTGCAGGGCGTGCGCAACATGAGCATGGAATCGCTGTACGAATACGGCAGCCGCGCCGGCGTGTGGCGCCTGCTGAAGCTGTTCAAGGACAGCGGCGTGCCGCTGACCATCTTTGCCGTGGCCATGGCGGCCCAGCGTCACCCCGACGTGATCCGTGCCATGGCCGAGGCCGGCCATGAAATCTGCAGCCACGGCTACCGCTGGATCGACTACCAGTACATGGACGAGGCCCAGGAGCGCGAGCACATGCTCGAAGCCATCCGCATCCTCACCGAAATCACCGGCGAGCGCCCGCTGGGCTGGTACACCGGCCGCACCGGCCCGAACACCCGCCGCCTGGTGATGGAGGAAGGCGGCTTCCTGTACGACAGCGACACCTATGACGACGACCTGCCCTACTGGGAGCCGAACAACCCCACCGGCAAGCCGCACCTGGTAATCCCGTACACCCTCGACACCAACGACATGCGCTTCACCCAGGTACAGGGTTTCAACTGCGGCGAGCAGTTCTTCCAGTACCTGAAAGACGCCTTCGACGTGCTGTACGCCGAAGGCGCCGAAGCACCGAAGATGCTGTCCATCGGCCTGCACTGCCGCCTGGTCGGCCGCCCGGCACGCCTGGCCGCACTGAAGCGCTTCGTCGATTACGCAAAAAGCCATGACCAGGTCTGGTTCGCCCGTCGCGTGGACATCGCCCGCCACTGGCACGCCACCCACCCGTACAAGAAAGAGAACGCCTGA
- the uraD gene encoding 2-oxo-4-hydroxy-4-carboxy-5-ureidoimidazoline decarboxylase encodes MTAFNTLKPSTLDRDAFVKAFADIYEHSPWVAEKAYDLGQLGELDEIEALHQRMSDILLSANHADQLALINAHPDLAGKAAIQGELTESSTNEQAGAGIHQCTAEEFARFTELNDAYKAKFQFPFIMAVKGSNRHQILASFEKRIHNDADAEFKEALAQINLIALFRLLQL; translated from the coding sequence ATGACCGCCTTCAACACCCTCAAGCCATCCACCCTGGACCGCGACGCCTTCGTCAAGGCCTTCGCCGACATCTACGAGCACTCGCCGTGGGTTGCCGAAAAAGCCTACGACCTGGGCCAGCTGGGTGAGCTGGACGAGATCGAGGCGCTGCACCAGCGCATGAGCGACATCCTGCTCAGCGCCAACCACGCCGACCAGCTTGCGCTGATCAACGCTCACCCGGACCTGGCCGGCAAGGCCGCCATCCAGGGCGAGCTGACCGAATCGAGCACTAACGAGCAGGCCGGCGCCGGTATCCATCAGTGCACCGCCGAAGAGTTCGCCCGTTTCACCGAGCTGAACGACGCCTACAAGGCCAAGTTCCAGTTCCCGTTCATCATGGCGGTTAAAGGCAGCAACCGGCACCAGATCCTCGCCTCGTTCGAAAAACGCATCCACAACGATGCCGATGCCGAATTCAAGGAAGCCCTGGCGCAGATCAACCTGATCGCCCTGTTCCGCCTGCTGCAGTTGTAA
- the uraH gene encoding hydroxyisourate hydrolase, giving the protein MGRLTTHVLDAAHGCPGSSIKVELYRVEGQQLELVNTALTNSDGRVDAPLLQGDDYRTGVYQLQFSAGEYYRARGVQLPAQAFLDVVVLRFGIDEQQEHYHVPLLISPYSYSTYRGS; this is encoded by the coding sequence ATGGGACGTTTGACCACACACGTACTGGATGCCGCGCATGGCTGCCCGGGCAGCTCGATCAAGGTCGAGCTGTACCGCGTCGAAGGCCAGCAACTGGAGCTGGTGAACACTGCCCTGACCAACAGCGATGGCCGCGTCGATGCCCCGCTGCTGCAGGGTGACGATTACCGTACCGGCGTTTACCAGCTGCAGTTCAGCGCTGGCGAGTACTACCGCGCTCGCGGTGTACAGCTGCCGGCCCAGGCGTTCCTGGATGTTGTCGTGCTGCGCTTTGGTATCGATGAGCAGCAAGAGCACTACCACGTGCCGCTGCTGATCTCGCCGTACAGCTATTCGACCTATCGTGGAAGCTAG
- a CDS encoding ureidoglycolate lyase — protein sequence MRTLMIEPLTKEAFAPFGDVIETDGSDHFMINNGSTMRFHKLATVETAEPEDKAIISIFRADALDMPLTVRMLERHPLGSQAFIPLLGNPFLIVVAPVGDAPVSGLVRAFRSNGRQGVNYHRGVWHHPVLTIEKRDDFLVVDRSGSGNNCDEHYFTEEQMLVLNPHQ from the coding sequence ATGCGCACCCTGATGATCGAGCCCCTGACCAAAGAAGCCTTCGCCCCTTTCGGAGACGTGATCGAAACCGACGGCAGCGACCACTTCATGATCAACAACGGCTCGACCATGCGCTTTCACAAGCTCGCCACGGTCGAAACCGCCGAGCCTGAAGACAAGGCGATCATCAGCATCTTCCGCGCCGACGCGCTGGACATGCCGCTGACCGTGCGCATGCTGGAACGCCATCCGCTGGGCAGCCAGGCTTTTATCCCGCTGCTCGGCAACCCCTTTCTGATCGTGGTCGCGCCAGTTGGCGATGCACCTGTATCAGGCTTGGTCCGCGCCTTCCGCAGTAACGGCAGGCAGGGCGTTAATTACCATCGCGGCGTCTGGCACCACCCGGTGCTGACGATCGAAAAGCGGGATGACTTCCTGGTGGTTGATCGCAGTGGTTCCGGCAACAACTGCGACGAGCATTACTTCACCGAGGAACAGATGCTGGTCCTCAATCCCCACCAATAA
- the xdhB gene encoding xanthine dehydrogenase molybdopterin binding subunit, translating into MSNHHVAKSQAEMAELFSQDLTTGVGRSVKHDSADKHVSGEAIYIDDRLEFPNQLHVYARTADRAHARILRIDTTPCYAFEGVRIAITHEDIPGLKDIGPVVAGDPLLAIDKVEFFGQPVLAVAARDLDTARRAAMAAIVEYEDLEPVLDVVEAFRKKHFVLDSHTHQRGDSAAALASAPHRIQGTLHIGGQEHFYLETQISSVMPTEDGGMIVYCSTQNPTEVQKLVAEVLDVPMNKVVLDMRRMGGGFGGKETQAASPACLCAVVARLTGQPTKMRLPRVEDMTMTGKRHPFYVEYDVGFDDDGRLHGINFDLAGNCGYSPDLSGSIVDRAMFHSDNAYYLGDATVHGHRCKTNTASNTAYRGFGGPQGMVAIEQVMDHIARHLGRDPLAVRKANYYGKTERNVTHYYQTVEHNMLEEMTAELEASSDYAERRESIRRFNANSPVLKKGLALTPVKFGISFTATFLNQAGALIHIYTDGSIHLNHGGTEMGQGLNTKVAQVVAQIFQVDFSRIQITATNTDKVPNTSPTAASSGADLNGKAAQNAAEILKKRLTEFAARHYQVTEEDVEFRNGHVRVRDQIVSFEQLVQQAYFAQVSLSSTGFYRTPKIYYDRSQARGRPFYYFAFGAACVEVVVDTLTGEYKMLRADILHDVGDSLNPAIDIGQVEGGFIQGMGWLTTEELVWNAKGKLMTNGPASYKIPAVADMPLDLRVKLVENRKNPEDTVFHSKAVGEPPFMLGIAAWCAIKDAVASIADYRVQPQVDAPATPERVLWGCEQMRKAVAQQQPTEQELETVTH; encoded by the coding sequence ATGTCTAACCATCACGTAGCCAAGAGCCAGGCCGAGATGGCCGAACTGTTCAGCCAGGACCTGACCACCGGGGTCGGCCGCAGCGTCAAGCACGACAGTGCTGACAAGCATGTGTCCGGTGAGGCCATATATATCGATGACCGCCTGGAATTCCCCAACCAGCTGCACGTCTATGCCCGCACCGCTGACCGCGCCCATGCGCGCATCCTGCGCATCGACACCACGCCGTGCTATGCCTTCGAGGGTGTGCGCATCGCCATCACCCACGAAGACATCCCTGGCCTCAAGGACATCGGCCCGGTGGTGGCCGGCGACCCGCTGCTGGCCATCGACAAGGTCGAGTTCTTCGGCCAGCCGGTGCTCGCCGTGGCCGCCCGCGACCTCGACACCGCACGCCGTGCGGCCATGGCCGCCATCGTCGAGTATGAAGACCTGGAGCCTGTGCTGGATGTGGTAGAGGCGTTCCGCAAGAAGCACTTCGTACTCGACAGCCACACCCACCAGCGTGGCGATTCCGCTGCAGCCCTGGCCAGTGCCCCGCACCGCATCCAGGGCACCCTGCACATCGGTGGCCAGGAGCACTTCTACCTGGAAACGCAGATTTCCTCGGTGATGCCCACCGAAGACGGCGGCATGATCGTCTACTGCTCCACGCAAAACCCTACCGAAGTGCAGAAGCTGGTCGCTGAAGTCCTTGATGTACCCATGAACAAGGTGGTGCTGGACATGCGCCGCATGGGCGGCGGCTTTGGCGGCAAGGAAACCCAGGCCGCCAGCCCGGCGTGCCTGTGCGCGGTAGTAGCGCGCCTGACCGGCCAGCCGACCAAGATGCGCCTGCCGCGGGTCGAAGACATGACCATGACCGGCAAGCGCCACCCGTTCTATGTCGAGTACGACGTGGGCTTCGACGATGACGGGCGCCTGCACGGCATCAACTTCGACCTGGCCGGCAACTGCGGCTATTCCCCCGACCTGTCCGGTTCGATCGTCGACCGCGCCATGTTCCACTCCGACAACGCCTACTACCTGGGCGATGCCACCGTGCACGGCCACCGCTGCAAGACCAACACCGCCTCCAACACCGCCTACCGCGGCTTCGGCGGGCCACAGGGGATGGTCGCCATCGAGCAGGTGATGGACCACATCGCCCGCCACCTCGGCCGTGACCCGCTGGCGGTACGCAAGGCCAACTATTACGGCAAGACCGAGCGCAACGTCACCCACTACTACCAGACCGTCGAGCACAACATGCTCGAAGAGATGACCGCCGAACTGGAGGCCAGCAGTGACTACGCCGAGCGCCGCGAATCGATCCGCCGCTTCAACGCCAACAGCCCGGTCCTGAAGAAAGGCCTGGCGCTGACGCCGGTCAAGTTCGGCATTTCGTTCACCGCCACCTTCCTCAACCAGGCCGGTGCGCTGATCCATATCTATACCGACGGCAGCATTCACCTGAACCACGGCGGCACCGAAATGGGCCAGGGCCTGAACACCAAGGTGGCGCAGGTGGTGGCGCAGATCTTCCAGGTCGACTTCAGCCGCATCCAGATCACCGCCACCAATACCGACAAGGTGCCCAACACCTCGCCGACCGCCGCCTCCAGCGGTGCCGACCTGAACGGCAAGGCGGCACAGAATGCGGCGGAAATCCTCAAGAAGCGCCTGACCGAGTTCGCCGCGCGGCACTACCAGGTGACCGAGGAAGACGTCGAGTTCCGCAACGGCCATGTGCGCGTGCGCGACCAGATCGTCAGCTTCGAGCAGTTGGTGCAGCAGGCCTACTTCGCCCAGGTGTCACTGTCCAGCACCGGCTTCTACCGCACGCCGAAGATCTACTACGACCGCAGCCAGGCGCGCGGCAGGCCGTTCTATTACTTCGCCTTCGGTGCTGCCTGCGTGGAAGTGGTGGTCGACACCCTGACCGGCGAATACAAGATGCTGCGCGCCGACATCCTGCACGATGTGGGTGATTCGCTGAACCCGGCCATCGACATCGGCCAGGTCGAAGGCGGCTTCATCCAGGGCATGGGCTGGCTGACCACCGAAGAGCTCGTGTGGAACGCCAAGGGCAAGCTGATGACCAACGGCCCGGCCAGCTACAAGATCCCGGCAGTGGCCGACATGCCGCTGGATTTGCGGGTAAAGCTGGTGGAGAACCGCAAGAACCCGGAAGACACCGTGTTCCATTCCAAGGCCGTGGGCGAGCCGCCTTTCATGCTCGGCATCGCCGCCTGGTGCGCGATCAAGGACGCCGTGGCCAGTATCGCTGACTACCGTGTGCAGCCGCAGGTGGACGCGCCGGCGACGCCGGAGCGGGTGTTGTGGGGTTGCGAGCAGATGCGCAAGGCGGTGGCCCAGCAGCAACCGACTGAACAGGAACTGGAAACCGTCACCCACTGA
- the xdhC gene encoding xanthine dehydrogenase accessory protein XdhC: MHQWINALADHQSRGEACVLVTIIEERGSTPRNAGSKMVVSASGLFDTIGGGHLEYKALHIARQMLEEHRTTPHLERFSLGASLGQCCGGATVLLFEPMAAVQAEIAVFGAGHVGRALVPLLAALPCKVRWIDSREQEFPELIPNGVSKVVSEEPVDEVADLPPGSYCIVMTHNHQLDLELTAAILKRNDFTWFGLIGSKTKRVKFEHRLRERGYDDAVLARMRCPMGLPEVKGKLPIEIAVSIAGEIIATYNACFGQHDAAANAGPIAQLLPPSRRSQAI, translated from the coding sequence ATGCACCAATGGATCAACGCCCTCGCCGACCACCAGTCCCGCGGTGAAGCCTGCGTGCTGGTTACCATCATCGAGGAGCGCGGCTCGACCCCGCGCAATGCCGGCTCGAAAATGGTCGTCAGCGCCAGCGGCCTGTTCGACACCATCGGCGGCGGCCACCTGGAATACAAGGCCCTGCACATCGCCCGGCAGATGCTCGAAGAACACCGCACCACCCCGCACCTGGAGCGCTTCAGCCTTGGCGCCAGCCTGGGCCAGTGCTGCGGCGGGGCCACCGTGCTGCTGTTCGAGCCCATGGCCGCCGTGCAGGCAGAGATCGCCGTGTTCGGCGCGGGCCATGTCGGCCGTGCTCTGGTACCCTTGCTCGCCGCGCTGCCCTGCAAGGTGCGCTGGATAGACTCGCGTGAGCAGGAATTCCCCGAACTCATCCCCAACGGGGTGAGCAAGGTCGTCAGTGAAGAACCGGTCGACGAAGTCGCGGACCTGCCGCCCGGCAGCTACTGCATCGTCATGACCCACAACCACCAGCTCGACCTGGAACTGACCGCCGCCATTCTCAAGCGCAACGACTTCACCTGGTTCGGCCTGATCGGCTCGAAGACCAAACGGGTCAAGTTCGAGCACCGCCTGCGCGAACGCGGCTACGACGATGCCGTGCTGGCGCGCATGCGCTGCCCGATGGGCCTGCCCGAGGTCAAGGGCAAGCTGCCGATCGAGATTGCGGTATCCATCGCCGGCGAAATCATTGCCACCTACAACGCCTGCTTCGGCCAGCACGACGCTGCCGCCAATGCCGGCCCCATCGCCCAGTTGCTGCCGCCCTCCCGGCGCAGCCAAGCCATTTGA
- a CDS encoding NCS2 family permease has translation MDLAPPLETSWLERIFKLKQHGSTVKTEMIAGVTTFITMAYIIFVNPNIMADAGIDHGAAFVATCIAAALGCLLMGLYANWPVGLAPGMGLNAFFTYTVVGTMGYNWETALGAVFVSGVLFMFLTLSKVREWLLNSIPVSLRHAMGAGVGLFLGLIGLKTAGIIVDSPATLIKLGSLHEPGPLLAALCFLLIAILSYKRVFGAILISIIGVTLAGWGLGLVKFGGVMSMPPSLAPTWMAMDVAGVFNVSMISVVLAFLFVHMFDTAGTLMGVAQRANLVAPDGRIENLSRALKADSASSVFGAVVGVPPVTSYVESAAGVAAGGRTGLTAVVVGLLFIAAMFFAPLAGMIPAYATAGALIYVAMLMMGSMAHIHWDEATDSIPAIVTVIMMPLTFSVADGIALGFISYVALKAGTGKYKEISASLWVLCVIFIAKFIFL, from the coding sequence CTGGATCTTGCCCCACCGCTCGAAACGAGCTGGCTGGAGCGGATTTTCAAACTCAAGCAACACGGCAGCACTGTCAAAACCGAAATGATCGCCGGGGTGACCACCTTCATCACCATGGCCTACATCATCTTCGTCAACCCCAACATCATGGCCGACGCCGGCATCGACCACGGTGCCGCCTTTGTCGCCACCTGCATCGCCGCCGCGCTGGGCTGCCTGCTGATGGGCCTGTACGCCAACTGGCCGGTGGGCCTGGCGCCGGGCATGGGGCTTAACGCCTTCTTCACCTACACCGTGGTCGGCACCATGGGCTACAACTGGGAAACCGCGCTGGGGGCGGTATTCGTCTCGGGTGTGCTGTTCATGTTCCTGACCTTGTCGAAAGTGCGCGAATGGTTGCTCAACAGCATCCCGGTCAGCCTGCGCCATGCCATGGGGGCCGGCGTCGGATTGTTTCTCGGGCTGATCGGCCTGAAAACGGCAGGCATCATCGTCGACAGCCCGGCCACGCTGATCAAGCTGGGTTCACTGCATGAACCTGGGCCGCTGCTGGCGGCGCTGTGCTTCCTGTTGATCGCCATCCTCAGCTACAAGCGGGTGTTCGGTGCGATCCTGATCAGCATCATCGGGGTCACCCTGGCCGGCTGGGGCCTGGGCCTGGTGAAATTCGGCGGGGTGATGTCGATGCCGCCGAGCCTGGCACCGACCTGGATGGCCATGGACGTTGCCGGCGTGTTCAACGTCAGCATGATCAGCGTGGTGCTGGCCTTCCTGTTCGTGCACATGTTCGACACCGCCGGCACGCTGATGGGCGTGGCGCAGCGGGCCAACCTGGTGGCGCCGGACGGGCGCATCGAGAACTTGTCGCGGGCTTTGAAAGCTGACAGTGCTTCGAGCGTGTTCGGAGCGGTGGTTGGCGTACCACCGGTGACCAGCTATGTGGAAAGTGCTGCCGGTGTGGCCGCTGGTGGTCGTACTGGGCTGACGGCGGTGGTCGTCGGCCTGTTGTTCATCGCGGCAATGTTCTTCGCCCCGCTGGCCGGGATGATTCCGGCCTATGCGACTGCAGGCGCGCTGATCTACGTGGCGATGCTGATGATGGGCAGCATGGCGCATATCCATTGGGATGAAGCCACCGACAGCATCCCCGCGATCGTTACCGTGATCATGATGCCGCTGACCTTCTCGGTCGCCGACGGTATTGCCCTGGGCTTCATCAGCTATGTGGCGCTGAAGGCGGGTACCGGCAAGTACAAGGAAATCTCTGCCAGCCTGTGGGTGCTGTGCGTGATCTTCATTGCCAAGTTCATTTTCCTCTGA
- a CDS encoding GntR family transcriptional regulator: MNEQLQPLKKPARAGKAGRSGTQDDIVYAHIFEAILEQRLAPGTKLSEEALGEIFGVSRTIIRRALSRLAHESVVLLRPNRGAVVASPTVEEARQVFFSRRMVERAITELAVQHATLEQLNELRQMVREERDSFSRGDRGAGIRLSGEFHLKLAEAAGNAPLVSFQRSLVSQTSLIIAQYESGNRSHCSYDEHMQLIDAIEARDAEQAVSLMMHHMDHIDSKLNLDEESASDDLHAVFSHLLKKPKVSAKG, encoded by the coding sequence ATGAACGAACAGCTGCAACCTCTGAAGAAACCTGCGCGTGCCGGCAAGGCTGGCCGCAGTGGTACCCAGGACGACATCGTCTACGCGCATATTTTCGAGGCGATCCTCGAGCAGCGTCTGGCACCGGGCACCAAGTTGAGCGAGGAAGCGCTGGGCGAGATCTTCGGCGTCAGCCGCACCATCATCCGTCGCGCCTTGTCGCGCCTGGCCCACGAAAGCGTGGTGCTGTTGCGGCCTAACCGTGGCGCGGTGGTGGCCAGCCCGACGGTGGAAGAAGCCCGCCAGGTGTTCTTCTCCCGGCGCATGGTCGAACGTGCCATTACCGAACTGGCCGTGCAGCACGCCACCCTCGAGCAGCTCAACGAGCTGCGGCAGATGGTGCGTGAGGAGCGCGACAGCTTCTCCCGTGGCGACCGCGGTGCCGGCATCCGCCTTTCCGGCGAATTCCACCTCAAGCTGGCCGAGGCTGCCGGTAATGCGCCGCTGGTCAGCTTCCAGCGCAGCCTGGTATCACAGACTTCGCTGATCATTGCCCAGTACGAAAGCGGCAACCGTTCGCATTGCTCGTATGACGAGCACATGCAGCTGATCGATGCCATCGAGGCGCGTGATGCCGAGCAGGCGGTGAGCCTGATGATGCACCACATGGACCACATCGACAGCAAGCTGAACCTGGACGAGGAGAGCGCCTCGGACGATCTGCATGCTGTGTTCTCGCATTTGCTGAAAAAGCCCAAGGTTTCCGCCAAGGGTTGA